The Ignavibacteria bacterium genome window below encodes:
- a CDS encoding (d)CMP kinase, with the protein MLKTIVIAIDGPAGAGKSSTAKSVAERLGYCFIDTGAMYRAITLKFLRKNISLSQIEQLQRMLETTVVELRYENKQLFVLLDGEDVSKKIRSSAVTNAVSAVSAIPSVREKMVCEQQRMGKDGGVVLDGRDIGTVVFPNAQLKIFLLASLEARTVRRLKELHESGIAIEESTLREQIVLRDDTDASRALHPLKKAEDAVEIDTTAMTLDEVVDTIVQKAIEKIHAH; encoded by the coding sequence CTGTTGAAAACTATTGTCATTGCTATTGATGGTCCTGCAGGCGCAGGAAAAAGTTCTACTGCAAAAAGCGTTGCAGAACGATTGGGGTATTGTTTTATAGATACGGGAGCAATGTACAGAGCGATAACATTAAAATTCTTGAGAAAGAATATTTCGCTTTCACAAATTGAACAACTGCAACGAATGTTAGAGACTACGGTTGTAGAGTTACGATATGAGAACAAACAACTTTTCGTACTTCTTGATGGCGAAGATGTTTCAAAGAAAATCCGTTCATCTGCTGTTACAAATGCAGTCAGCGCCGTGAGTGCGATTCCCAGCGTGCGTGAAAAAATGGTTTGTGAACAACAGCGAATGGGAAAAGACGGCGGCGTTGTTCTTGACGGAAGAGATATTGGAACAGTGGTATTTCCAAACGCACAACTGAAAATATTTCTGCTTGCATCTCTTGAAGCACGCACTGTGCGAAGACTCAAAGAGTTGCATGAAAGCGGGATTGCTATTGAAGAAAGCACACTCCGCGAGCAAATTGTTCTTCGCGACGATACCGATGCGAGCCGTGCACTTCATCCGTTGAAAAAAGCGGAAGACGCTGTTGAAATTGATACGACAGCAATGACACTGGATGAAGTTGTTGATACCATTGTTCAAAAGGCGATAGAGAAAATACACGCGCATTAG